From the Triticum urartu cultivar G1812 chromosome 4, Tu2.1, whole genome shotgun sequence genome, the window tcctaagtgggaaaccatttaggttttgatcggtgtgaacaggtttgcaatttggaatgtgacgggacgcatgctcaaaatttattgacggttataagtgcggcactattcccggaaggcgtaacgtgggcacgtatgccttctcggccgcgtacgtggcatttgcaccatagggtgcaccgcaataggcaatgtcagcacacgtcttgttccaacaaccgtgcgcgctcgttattaccatcacgcatgcttcttttaattagaatgggtgtgcccgtctagcgcacacacgttgatctatctaactggttcagtttgttgtggctaatcgcaaacagttcatccatgtgaagtgtatgccatcaatcgcagtCACTTTGATCTGGCTTACCTGTTTCTGTtttgttgcctaatcgcaaacagttaatccttctgaatcgtatgccctcaatcacacacaccttgatctggctgaccgtttcttttgtgttgcctaatcacaaacagttcatccgagtgaaccgtatgatgtatatcgcaAAGACCTTCATCTGggtgaccatttcttttgtgttgcctaatcacaaacagttcacccgagtgaaccatatgctctatatcgcacacgccttcatcaggctgcccgtttcttttgttccgcctcatcgcaaacagttcattggactgatctgtatgccctggatcgcacacgcaactaaaatccaAACCGTGTTTGACGCATCCTCCATTGCAAACGTTTTacaccttttttgatggttttttacatCCCCATTTGTGATtgatgcatcgcacacagtttcgtgaAAGGGTCTTTGATTGTAGTGTCGTGTTAGAAGCATCCTGCAGTACtgaattattctttgacttaaatgaataaccttaTTGCAagaaacatgatccaatcatatttatgctcaacgcaaacaccaaataacatttattttaggttcaacactaatgccgaaggtaaagggagtgtgcgatggtgatcttatcaaccttggaatcacttccaactcacatcatcacctctcccttaactagtctctatttattttgcaattcccatttcgagttactactcttagcaactgaaccagtatcaaatactgaggggtagctataaacactagtgaagtacacatcaataacatgtatatcaaatatacctttgttcactttgccatccttcttatccgccaagtatctagggcagttccacttccagggaccatttcctttgcagcagaagcactcagtttcaggcttgggtctagcattgggcttcttcatgggagtggaaacttgcttgccattcttcttgaagttccctttctttcccttgcccttttacttgaaactagtggtcttgtcaaccatcaacacttgatgcttttcttgatttctaccttcgctaatttcagcatcgtgaagagctcggcaattgttttcgtcatcccttacatattatagttcatcctgaagttccagtaacttggcgatagtgactagagaactctgtcaatcattatattatctagaagattaactcccacttgattctgagcacatgctcattggttgagctattctcctccatcttcttggcaaagtacttgttagaggtttcatacctctcgactcgggcatgagcataaaataccaattttagctcttagaacatcttatatgctccgtggcgttcaaaacgtttttgaattcccggttctaagccgtaaagaaTGGAGCACTAatctatcaagtagtcatcataccgatcTTGCCAAAAGTTCATAACgtttgcatctgctcctacaataggtccgtcacctagcggtgcatcaaggacataattcttctgtgcagctatgaggataatcctaatatcacggagctagtccgcatcattgctactaacatctttcaacatagttttctctaggaacatatcataaataaaacggggaagctatacacgagcaattgatctacaacatagatatgcaaatactatcaggactaatttcatgataaatttaagctcaattaatcatattactcaagaactcccacttagatagacatccctctaataatctaagtgatcacgtgatccatatcaactaaaccatgtttgatcatcacgtgagatggagtagctttcaatggtgaacatcactatgttgatcatatctactatatgattcacgctcgacctttcggtctcagtgttccgaggccatatgtgcatatgctaggctcgtcaatttaacccgagtattctgcgtgtgcaaaagtggcttgcacccgttgtatatgaacgtagagcttatcacacctgatcatcacgtggtgtctcggcacgacgaactatcgcaacggtgcatactcaaggagaacacttataccttgaaattttagtaagggatcatctcataatgctaccgtcgtactaagcaaaataggatgcataaaagataaacatcacatgcaatcaaaatatgtgacatgatatggccatcatcatcttgtgcctttgatctccatctccaaagcaccgtcatgatctccatcatcaccgaaatgacaccatgatctccatcatcttgatctttatcaacgtgtcgtcacatggtcgtcttgccaactattgcttttgcaactatttcTATCGCATAGCgacaaagtaaagcaattatatggcgcttgcatattatgcaataaagagacaaccataaggctcctgccagttgccgataactttaacaaaacatgatcatcttatagaAGAATGTATATCTCACCACgtcttggccatatcatatcacaacatgccctgcaaaaacaagttagacgtcctctaatttgttgttagaagttttacgtggctgctacgggcttagcaagaatcgttcttacctacggcataaaaaccacaacatggtatagtgattgctttttgatattcagaaagaaccctgttcattgaatccgattcaactaaagttggagaaacggacacccgccagccacatgtgtgcaaagcacgttggtagaactagtctcatgaacgcggtcatgtaatgtcggtccgggccgcttcatccaacaatactgtcaaatcaagaaacaactagtgatggcaagcaatatgtatataaccacgcccacaactcctttgtgttctactcgtgcatataacatctacgcatagacctggctcggatgccactgttggggaatgcagtatttcaaaaaatttacctacgatcacgaaagatctatctaggagatgcataacaacgagaggggagagtgtttctacgtactctcgtagaccgaaagcgtaaGCGGTTAGTAAAATATGCtttaggacagaacagtaccaaatccaaaatatgcatatggggatctTCCGAAATTGTCGTTTGtcatttccggcctcatttaaacttgcctagataggtagttttgtcatgcttcacctcttgccatgcttaacaacatttaatattgatgagtagcataaacgagagtgaactaaatactTGAAtgttgttggggaacacagtatttcaaaatttttacctacgatcacgcaagatctatctaggagatgcatagcaacgagaggggagagtgtgcctacgtaacctcgtagaccgaaagcggaagcgtttagtaacgcggttgatgtagtcgaacgccttcatgatccaagtaccgaacgtacgacacctccgcgttcagcacacgttcaactcgatgacgtccctcgggctcttgatccagttgaggccgaaggagaattccgtcagcacgacggagTGGCGACGGTGAttatgaagttaccggcgcaaggcttcgcctaggcactacgacgatatggccgaggtgtgtaactgtggaggggggcaccgcacacgggtaagacaaatcttggagtgactttggggtgccccttgcccacgtatataaaggagggaggaggacgaggccggcctaggaggggcgcgcctatagggggagtccaactaggattcccaatcctagttggagtccccttccttttccaagagggggagagggagaaggaaagagaggggggtgccgccccctccctagtccaattcggacttgccatggggggtgtaggatctagaagtagatgtgtctagagggggggtgattagacacttaatgctaaagttgcaatttttaagctttttcggtttaggtggagtttaggcacaatttcaacacacacaatacatatcaagcaagcatgcaaagagtatatgagcagcggaatgtaaagcatgcaacttgcaagaatgtaaagggaagggtttggagaaatcaaacgcaatgggagacacggatgtttttcccgtggttcggataggtggtgctatcctacatccacgttgatggagacttcaacccacaaagggtaacggttgcgagagtccacggagggctccacccacaaagggtaacggttgcgcgagtccacacagggctccacccacgaagggtccacaaagaagcaaccacccacaaagggtccacgaagaagcaaccttgtctatcccaccatggccatcgcccacacaagacttgcctcactagcggtagatcttcacgaagtaggcgatctccttgcccttacaaactccttggttcaactccacaatcttgtcggaggctcccaagtgacacctagccaatttaggagacaccactctccaagaagtaacaaatggtgtgtaggtaatgaactccttgctcttgtgcttcaaatgatagtctccccaacactcaactatctctcataggatttggattttgtggaaagaagatttgagtggaaagcaacttggggaaggctagagatcaagattcatatggtaggaatggaatatcttggtctcaacacatgagtaggtggttctctctcagaacatatgagttggaatggtgtatgcgttCTGATTGCTCTCCctccgaatgaagaggaggtggaggggtatatatagcctccacacaaaatccaaccgttacacacagttttccaatctcggtgggaccgaatcaacaaactcggtcggaccgaaaatgtaaacctagtgaccgttagagattttcggtgggaccgactggatcaactcggtgggaccgatgtgctagggttagggtaaatccaaaactcggtttgaccgattactcaaactcggtgggaccgatttgggtaataagtgaaactgagatttggccaagcaaactcggtggaaccgattgcatatctcgatGGGACctagaatattgcaatgggtaacagagagtttgcaagcccatctcggtgagaccgagatcccatcggtgagaccgaactgattagggtttggcagtggcttatgacaagtgaaactcggtggcgccggataggaagaatcggtaggaccgagtttggcttagggtttaggtcatatgtgaatatgggaaagtagttgagggttttggagcatatcactaagcacatgaagcaagaggctcattaagcaacacctcatccctccttgatagtattggcttttcctaaagactcaatgtgatcttggatcactaaaatgtaaaatgaggagtcttgagctttgaagctttagccaatccttcgtccttagcatcttgaaggagttcccacaacctttagtccatgccactccattgttgaacttatctgaaacatgctagatcgaaatgttagtccaacaagagatatattatcatcaattatcaaaaccacctagggagcacttgtgctttcagggGGGCATGCGGCcaacccttgaggcccttctctcctttcccgtatggcccattaaggcccactacttcccacggcgaattcccgtaactctccggtactccgaaaaatacctgaatcacttggaaccttttcgatgtccgaatatagccttccaatatatcgatctttatgtctcgaccatttcgagactcctcgtcatgtctgtgatctcatccgggactccaaacaaccttcggtacatcaaatcacataactcataatacaaatcgtcatcgaacgttaagcgtgcggaccctacgggtttgagaactatgtagacatgaccgagacacatttccggtcaataaccaatagcggaacctggatgctcatattggctcctacatattctacgaagatctttatcggtcaaaacgcataacaacatacgttgttccctttgtcatcggcatgttacttgcccgagattcgatcgtcggtatcatcatacctagttcaatcttgttaccggcaagtttttttactcgttccgtaatgcaacatctcgcaactaactcattagtcacattgcttggaatgcttatagtgatgtgcattaccgagagggcccatagatacctctccgacaatcaaagtgacaaatcctaatctcgatctatgccaactcaacaaacaccatcagagacacctgtaggccatctttataatcacccaattacgttgtgacgtttgttgatagcacacaaggtgttcctccggtattcgggagttgcataatctcatagtcagaggaacatgcataagtcatgatgaaagcaatagcaataaaactaaacgatcatttatgctaagctaacggatgggtcttgtccatcacatcattctctaatgatgtgatcccgttcatcaaatgacaacacatgtctatggtcatgaaacttaaccatctttgattaacgagctagtcaagtagaggcatactagggacactctgttttgtctatgtattcacacatgtattaagtttccggttaatacaattctagcatgaataataaacatttatcatgatataaggaaatataaataacaactttattattgcctctagggcatatttccttcaaatgtggtgtttcgtcaatatgcaactcgttgcatattgagctccacttaatgtgtactattgtttgttgcactttgccttgccttgccatgtttcattaaaccggacatgcatcatatgcttggttgcgcatcatgccatgtttatgtgatgtatgtttagtatgttgtttgcttcttccCGGTTGTGCTTCTTCTTGATAGTTCCGGTCACGTTGCGgttgtgaggatctgttcgactacgttggctcgtcttcttcatggattcggtcttcttcctagcaggatttcaggcaagatgaccgttactctggataccactactatctttgctttgctagttgtctcgatgctatcgctatgtcgcgctacctaccacttgtttatcaagcctcccaaattgccatgatagcctctaacctttttccAACATCCTAGCAAActattgtttggctatgttaccgctttgctcacaTGTGCAGTTGTAGTttttccatgttgggacatggatatcatgggatatcacactATTTCTTATTTAATTAACTAGCAAAGTGGCCCGCTTGATGCGCGAGCTAGGATTTTATTAAGTTATAAATGTGAGATCATACTATTTTATCTGACAATTTTTTATACTCCCTCCCATTCCACAATATAGTGTGATCGCGTTTCCCGAGATTCAACTTTAACCGTAAATTTAATTACCAAGACCGACTGCGGGGGAAGCAAAAATCATACCACTGAATTCGTATTTTCAATATGAATTTAGTGATATAATTTTTATCCCCGACGCAGTCGGTCTTGTTGGTTGAATTTACGGTAAAAGTTGGATCTCGAAAAGTGTGGgcgcactacattatggaacgtaGAGAGTACCAAATATGACGCCATTTCAAATATAGAACTCTTGCAAACATAGTCTTGTTTTTAGTACATTTGGGTTTTGgtcgatatatatatatatatatatatatatgtgtgtgtgtgtgtgtgtgtgtgtgtgtgtgtgtgtgtgtgtgtgtgtgtgtgtgtgtgtgtgtgtgtgtgtgatccCTTCATCCCTGACTTGCTAATTATGCATGTCATGCTAACTGTATTTTTTTTGGCGAGATATGCTAACTACATTTACATCTTTCTTTTACATTTTTATTCTGTTGCTTATATATTGTATAAATCGATAAAACCTATGTTGGTGGGTATGTGCTCCCATGATCACTTGATTTAGTTAAGAGACGTGCCCTCGGTAGTATCAATGGTGGCTTATATTTTCACGTCACATAGTTTGCTCTCACAGTGTACAGAACGTAATCGGGTTCATGGGCCCACCAGTATGATTGTTCACTTTCCCCATTCTGTAGTCTCCTGGACTTCTCCGTTCTCTCCACCCACTCAGTGACAATGTTCCTCTTGCCCGATCCCCTTTCTCCTTTCCTTATTCTCTCTGCTCACTCAAAATTTGCTGCTCCTCCCATCAGCTTGCTCTCTTGTTCGCTGCCTTTAGGTTCCTCGTCCTCACCTCAAGCCACTCCGCAGCTGGTGCTGCCACAGGGACAACAGCTGGTTTGGCTCCTCGTACGCCTCCTCGTTCTCCTAGCCCTTTGCTGGTAAACTACGATGGATGAGGCGAGATCATCGATCTGCACAGTGCCGTTGACCCGTTGTAATTGGTGTCCGTGTAGTTGATTTGGTCGTGGATTTCATCTCCCGTAGGCCGCACCCCTCTTAGATCCAGCTTGGGTGTGAGGATGGTGGCGAGGTTCTCTTCCCCAAGCGCGCAAGCAAGAGCGTTGTCGCTCTTTCCACTCGAGGCAGCTCGGGACATGGTCCTCATCCTCCACAGCGACAACATTCTTCGAAGGTCGACCTGCAGGTCCCCATTTTTCGTTTTCCCAACTCTGTCATATTTCCCCCTTTTTGTTGAGTTACTTGCCCTACATAAACATAAATCCTAATTAGTAGAAGTAAGATATTGTTTCATCTCCGGCAGAAGCACTTTATTTCTCCTTGTGGGAATGGAAAAATATTTTTTGCTTTAGCCACAGTGCATGCATACGTGTTATACTTAGCTATAGATAGACCAAAATGTAACATGTTTTTGTGATTTCATAGAGCAATTAAAATTAGCCGCACTCAAAGATATGGAAATTCATGGGCGTCCGAACTTTATAACCACTTTTTTTACGGTAAAATGTGtgagatactccctccgtttttatttagtccgcatattagctttggtcaaagtcaagctttgtgaACTTTGACTAAGTTCATaaacaaaaatattaacatatacaataaaaaatcaataccactagattcattattgaatgtactttcacatcatatagatttgttatggtaaatgtttatatatttttctataaacttggtcaaactttgcaaagtttgactttggtcaaacctaatatgcagactaaataaaaacggagggagtacaacttTACTACATCAAAACCACCGAGTTAATGAAGGTAAGTTTTCATGCTTTGAAATATTTGAGCTGCACATAGATAGCAGAACTGATGTGCAAAGCATAAGCAAGGTACATAATGCTGCTTCCTGTATACTGTAATACCAGTTGTGCATTCTTAAAATTTAGAAATTGAACTGAGAACTGTAATTAAATCAAATGGATGATAACCTGCATAAGGGTGAAACTTTGTGGAGATTTTCTTACTTCGCATGGATCAAAGTTTCTCCTTTGTGTGTAGCCGCGAAGTCTGGCACATCTCCATTTATGATTGGAGGTTGTATCTTTTTCTTGTCTTGAAGTTTCATTCTCCTTCCAATCTTGCCATTTTTGTTGATTGTCTCGACTTGCATCAATAAGATAACAATTTAAAATACGTTTTATCGTTGAAGCTAAAATTAATTAGGAACCTCCAACGCCTAACTGGAACTGTTGcattttttgttttaattttgTTGTGATAGCACACACAAAATATTCATCATTAGTAACGGATCACCTTGTTGGATTACATATATGTTTTGTTTTAACCATCTTGGCAGGTTTCTAACCTTCCTTGTTATGTGGCCCATCTTttcttttcattgttgattcCTGCACATTAGAGAGTGCAAATATAAAGCTAAAGCTCTCTTTTCAATCCAATGAAATGCAAGCTCTTTTGCGTTTTCTTGAAAAAATCAAATAAAGCTAAAGTGGATGGTATTATAATATTATTACAGACAGTGGTGGACCTAGAGATCGTGCTTTGCTGTGGCGATGGACGACGATAAATATCATGGCGGTGCTCCCGCTGGTCATTGGACAGGGGAGTACCCTTCTCGGCCGCTTGAGACCTTGACCAGCTGCCCCGCTTGATGGTGGGTGTGCTACTATTACATATTAATGCTCAAGTTTATGAATATTCATTATTTTTATTACTTTTCACCCTATAAATATTTTTTTGGTCGTACAAGTAAAGGAGATCAATTTTCGAGACCAGTGATTTGCAGAAATCTTTAATGATAAAGAGGAACTTAAGTTTCAATCATCATGTGAATACACAAATATCATGAGTATTTTTTAGTAGAAGCCGACCGAAGCAATCTCTACCTGATTAATGAGgtgctccctccgttccaaaatagatgacacaactttgtactaaagttagtacaaagttgggtcatctattttggaacggagggagtactttattaGACAAAATTACCGAGGTACTCATGCAAAGTATTATGTGAACCATTATCTAATCTACAAACTCCAAGTGATTACCATACTGCACTGTCATGTGCTTCTTAATTGATTTGAGGCCTATGGAAGCCATCCCACAACCCAAAATATAGTAGAGGATCACGCTAGAATAAGATTTTAGTTTAGCACTGCCCAGAGTAATTGAGGGTCTCcatttgtttttcatttttttgtgGGGGTATAGTGGGCGACATCCTCTCATTATCCATTAATAGGTCTGATCTATAATTTCATGCAGATCGTACATACTGGAGGTGATCTAGTTGCTCAACGGAGCCGGCTGGTGCCCAATGCCGAAGTGCCACTGGTTGGAGGAAGTTGACCTTAAAGTGTTGTTCAATGGAGGAAGATGACGTACAAGGTTGTTCGGATGCCGAGAGATTTTTTATATGCATGCGACCATGAGATTTTGGTCCTATCTAGAGATATTCTGTTTGGAGAGATCAAATCTCTGCAAATTTCTGAGAGTTTGGATTTGTTTGGAGGGATGGCATCTTTGTACAGTTTTTTTGTGGGCAGGATCTTCAGAGTTTGGTCATGTTTCTTACCCTGTACGCCCTATTTTTTTATTACATGGGATGGTCTGATCGCTCGTGGGATGGTGCAGCCTGTTTTTTATTAGTTGATGGTCCAGCTTATCATGAGTTTGTGTATAGGCCCAACCTGTTTTTTTTTACGGGAAAGTTTACTTTATTAATCAAAAGATCTAAAAGATTTACATTGAAACCAGGCGGGTCATGAACCCATCGAGATGGAATATTGGCACCTCCCCAACATGCTAACTCATGAGCTCATGAGCTACATTATTCGACTCTAATACAATGCTTAATAGTTAACTTCCCGAAATCTTCGAGATAACTGCGACATTCATCCAGCACCGGCGCTGCCACCATAGAATAGCCTCCATTCAGTTTGAGTGCCTCCACCACCGTGATATTATCTGATCTTACTATCACATTATGGCACCCTGTTTCCTTTGCTAGCTTCATTCCTTCTAATATAGCCGCAGCTTCAGCTGTCTCAACATCAGGTACATGGTCGAGTGTTGCTGTCGCTGCAGACATGAAATTTAGCAGCGACATGAAATTTCCACGATAGTCACGGATGACCACTCCACAAGATCCTGCATAATCTCCTTCTCTGAACGACGCATCAACGTTAATGACTATCTGCCCAGCGAAAAACCCCGGCCAGTTGTTCACTTTTGGTGTCATTTTTGTTTGTGCTCCCCGGACATAGTTCAGAGATAGGGTTGCCACTGCTACGGCCAT encodes:
- the LOC125551722 gene encoding uncharacterized protein LOC125551722; protein product: MFLLPDPLSPFLILSAHSKFAAPPISLLSCSLPLGSSSSPQATPQLVLPQGQQLVWLLLIWSWISSPVGRTPLRSSLGVRMVARFSSPSAQARALSLFPLEAARDMVLILHSDNILRRSTCRLNKNGGSTTLLHQNHRVNEDSGGPRDRALLWRWTTINIMAVLPLVIGQGSTLLGRLRP